A genomic segment from Tachysurus fulvidraco isolate hzauxx_2018 chromosome 21, HZAU_PFXX_2.0, whole genome shotgun sequence encodes:
- the nsg2 gene encoding neuronal vesicle trafficking-associated protein 2 translates to MVKLGSNLQDKGIKEVSVEDGFQTVPLITPLDVTNLQCQAPDKVVVKTRTEYQKEQKNKAKMKMPKVEEYTISFTDGVSERLKVTILIVLALAFLACIVFLVVYKAFTYDHTCPDGFVYKHKRCIPASLEAYYTAQDAHSRGRFYTVISHYSSMAKQTMSRSVSPWLPNVQHDDKPPNTDSQ, encoded by the exons ATGGTTAAACTTGGGAGTAATCTACAGGACAAAGGGATTAAAGAGGTGAGTGTTGAAGATGGATTTCAGACTGTTCCCCTTATCACGCCCTTGGATGTTACAAATCTTCAGTGCCAAGCTCCAGACAAG GTGGTGGTAAAGACACGAACTGAATACCAGAAAGAGCAGAAGAACAAGGCCAAGATGAAGATGCCTAAGGTGGAGGAGTACACCATAAGCTTTACTGATGGGGTGTCAGAGAGACTGAAG GTCACCATACTAATTGTTCTGGCTTTGGCTTTTCTTGCCTGCATAGTGTTCTTAGTGGTGTACAAGGCATTCACTTATGACCACACCTGCCCAGATGGCTTTGTGTACAAG CACAAGCGATGCATCCCAGCTTCCCTGGAGGCCTACTATACCGCACAGGATGCTCACTCTCGTGGTCGCTTCTACACAGTGATCAGCCACTACAGCAGCATGGCTAAGCAGACCATGTCACGCTCTGTCTCTCCATGGCTTCCAAATGTCCAGCACGATGACAAACCACCCAATACTGACAGCCAGTGA